The Fervidicoccus fontis Kam940 DNA window TGATCATAATGTCAGTTGTATTAGAAGTTAATGATTTAGAAACTCACTATTATACGTCAAGAGGTACTGTAAAAGCTGTTCACGATGTGAGCTTTAAATTAAATAAAGAGGAAGTGCTTGGAATTGCTGGAGAAAGCGGATGCGGAAAATCTACACTTGGGTGGAGCATAATGGGAATGCCTCCGCCACCAGGGAGAGTTGTAAAAGGTAGCGTGAAAGTCGATGGTATCGATGTTTTAAAACTATCAGATGCCGAAAGAAGAAGAACAGTGTTATGGAAGAAGATTAGCATGGTATTTCAAGGTGCTATAAACGCTTTCAACCCGGTATATACAATAGGAGATCAATTAGCTGAACCACTAATTATTCATGAAAACTATACTAAAAAAGAGGCAATAGAAAAAGTAAAAGAATACTTAAAGATGGTAGGGTTGAATCCAGATGTAGTAAAAAGGTATCCTCATGAATTAAGCGGGGGAATGAAGCAGAGAGCTGTAATTGCGATGGCACTCATATTAGAGCCAACTGTTTTTATTGCCGATGAACCTACAACTGCTTTAGATGTAGTAGTTCAAGCCCAGATATTAAACTTAATGAAGGAGCTGAAGAAGGAGAAAAAACTGAGCTTCATATTAATTACTCATGATATGAGCGTTATTGCAGAACTTGCTGATAAAGTAGCAATAATGTATGCAGGCGAAATCGTCGAGCTTGGAACATCTGAGCAGATCTTTCTAAATCCAATGCATCCTTATACGCAAGCATTGCTGAGGAGTATACCGAGGCTGAAAGGTGATATTAAGAAGCTTGAATATATACCTGGAGAGCCGCCAAATCTAATCTTTCCACTCAAGGGATGTCCGTTCAATCCTAGGTGCACTAAAGCGGTGGATATTTGTACAAAAGAAAGGCCTCACTTTGTTGAAGTAGAAAAGGATCATTATGTGAAGTGTTGGCTTTATGAAAAATGAGTAATGGTGAGAAATAAATGACCGAAATTAAAGAGCTTGAAAAGTTCTTTGAAGATCATCCTGAAAATTTGTTGATAGTCAACAACTTGATGGTATGGTTCCCGATCAAAAGGGGTATAGGGGAGATTTTCAGAAGAAAGCCCCAAAGATACGTGAAAGCAGTAGACAATGTTTCATTTAACATTAAAAAGGAAGAGACATTTTGTCTAGTAGGAGAATCTGGTTGCGGAAAGACAACGACTGGTAAATCATTATTAAGATTGGTTCCAATTACAAGCGGTGTCGGGTTATTCCGACCTAGTGATATAACTATTGAGAGGCTGAAGAAAGAAGGAATAAAAGTCAACAACGGATATGTCAATATCTATGGCTTACCTCCAAAAAAGGTAAAACCAATTAGAAAAGATATACAAATGATTTACCAAGATCCGTTTGGTAGCTTAAATCCGAGATATAAGATAATGGACATTCTTACAGAACCGTTAAAAATACATAATATTGGCTTGAGTGAAGAGGAAGAAAGAGAGTTAGTATATAAAACTTTAGAAAAGGTTAAATTAAAGCCACCTGAAGATTTTGCTGATAGGCATCCTCATCAGCTTAGCGGAGGACAAAGGCAGAGAATTGCTATTGCTAAAGCAATGATAATGGGCCCAAGATTAATAGTTGCAGATGAACCTGTATCTATGTTGGATGTTAGTATCAGGGCCGAAGTACTTGAATTATTGATGAACTTTAAGAACGAGAATAAATTAAGTTATCTTTTTATAACTCATGACCTTGCAGTCGCCCGATACATATGTGATAGAATAGCAGTAATGTATTTGGGAAAAATTGTCGAAATGGGAAAAGCTAGAAACATTATAGAACAGCCGATGCATCCTTATACAAGGGCATTAGTTGCAGCTATACCTGAGCCTGATCCCTCTAATAGATTAAAAGTCAGAAAGCTATTTATAAAAGGAGAGGTACAAAGTGCAGCTAATATTCCCAGTGGATGCCGCTTCCATCCTAGATGCATGGCTTACGATGAAAATAAACCAATATTAGGAGACATATGTGAAAAAGAGGATCCAGGGTACTATATAACTGAAGATGGAAGGCTAGTAAGTTGCTGGTTATATAAAAATCTTAAGAAAGCAGAGAAATTTGAAGATTTCTACATGTAAATTCTTATAAGTTATCTTTTTGAATAGAAATTTTTTCCTTTTTTATTAGTAGGTTAAGCATTTTCTCAATATTTTTGAGTCTTTTATCAAGAATACGAACAGCATTTAAGTTTTTATCTACTTCAGCTTTTACAAAAAATCCATCTTTTCTTATAATAGAGAAATCTTTACCAAAAATCTCATCGTAAATTCCTAGGAGAAAATAATCTTTAGAGATTTTCCCTCCTTTAGGCATATTGTATTTGTTAAATATTCCACCTAAAAATATTCTGTTTAGTTCTGTAGTTAAAAATTTCTTCACATATCCACCTTCTTTTTTCGCATCGTTATATCTGTCTTCACTTGCCTTATTATACCAATTTTTTACATGCGTTTCAATGTCTTTATAATTTATGCACATAGATAAAGTATGTTCAAAACCAGAATTAAACCAAGTTACGTTTATCTTTGATACATCTAATGGACTAATTTTTGAGGCAAGAATAATCCTTTCCTTTTCATCTAATTGGCACAAATAATGATTTTCCATAACATAACTGCTTATACGTTCATTATCTTTTTTTACCTCAAAGAAAATCATAGGAATAATAACGTTTGCATGACTCAATATTTTCACCACTTAATATTATTAGTTAAAACATAGACTTATCTAATTTTTATTTTTGATATAGTCTTTTGTCTAATTTTATTTTAGCAATAGTAAAAAATTTTAATAATAAAAGTTAAAGTTAATTTGGTGAAAATTTTGATAAGGATCTTTCCAGAAAGTAAGGCAGGAATTATTGGATGGGGAGCTTATATTCCAATATATAGAATTAAAGTTGAAGAAATAGCTGGTATGTGGGGCAATGATTTGGAATCGATTAAAGGTCTAAATGTCGAGGAAAAAAGCGTCGCTGGTATAGATGAAGATGCAATTACTATGGGATATGAAGCAGCAAAAAATGCCATCAAGAGGGCATTAATTAATCCAAAACAAATTGAGGCTGTGTTCTTTGGAAGCGAGTCAAAGCCATATGCTGTTAAGCCTAGTGCAACGGTTATTGCAGATGCATTAGGGATAACTCCCACTACTATGGCAAGCGACTTAGAATTTGCGTGCAGGGCTGGCAGCGAGGGAATTCGGGCTTCTATTGGACTAGTCTCTTCACAAATGGTTAATTATGCGCTTGTTATTGGAAGTGATACTGCCCAAGCTAATCCTGGCGATGTACTTGAATATACTGCTAGTAGTGGAGCTGCGGCATTCGTTATAGGTCCAAGTAATGAGGCAGTAGCAGTTTTTGAGGCATCATATACATATGTAACTGATACAACTGATTTTTGGAGAAGAAGTTTAAGTCCTTACCCTCTGCATGGGGAGGCATTTACGGGGGATCCCGCATATTTTGATCATATTGTAGGTGCTGTAAAAGGCTTGCTAAATAAAACAGGTTTAAAGGTAGAGGATTTCGACTATGCGATTTTTCACCAGCCAAATGGAAAATTTCCATTAAGAGTAGCTGAGAAGCTCGGTTTCCCAAAGGAAAAGGTGTTTCCCAGTATTGTGGTTAACAAGATAGGAAATACGTACAACGGATCTGCTTTACTGGGTCTTAGTAAGATCCTTGATAGTGTAGATCCTGGAAAAAGAATTTTGGTTGCTCCATTCGGAAGCGGTGCGGGAAGTGATGCCTATAGTATTGTAACTACAGATAAGATTAAAAACAAAAGAGACCTAGCTAAAAAAGTCTCAGATTATATTGAAAAAAAGACTTACATAAATTACTCAACATATTCTAGATACAGGAACTTGATAAAAAAGATTGGTGTGTGATTTATATGAGTGCATTTATAACAGGATTTGGTCTGACTAAAATTTCAAGAGACTTTTACAGTACGATTGAAGATATGGTATATAATGCTGTGAAAAAAATGCTTGATCAATTTGGGAATTTATCTTTCGTTGATACAGTTATAGTTGCAAACGCGTTTGGATATTCTATGCAAAGACAAAACATGTTTTCATCTTTAATATCTGAAGAGCTTGGAATAAAAGGTGCAAGAACCTTCAATGTAGAAGCAGGACAAATAAGTGGTCACTCTGGTTTAATCTTAGCTGACAGTTTAATAAAATCCGGTTATTCAAAACATGTCCTTTTGATTGGGTTTGAAAAAATGTCCGATTATAATTCAGAAGTTTATAATTCACTGATTTCTCAACTTACGAACATAGAATATGAAGGAATCTACGGCTCTACTTTAGCATCTAATTTCGGTATAATTGCTAGATATTATCAAGAGAAGTATGGATTGAAGGAGGAAGAATTTGCTAGTTGGCCGATTCTTATGCATGAAAACGCATCTGAAACGTATCATGCTCAGTTGAGGTTTAAAATCTCTACTAAGCAGGTGCTTGAATCAGAAGCGGTTTCTCTTCCAATCAGGATGTTACATTCGCCACCAATTAGCGACGGTGCTGCTGCATTGCTTATTAGTAGAGAGGATCGGGAGTTAGTGGGTAAAGAAAAAAGGGTAGTAGAAATAAGAAAAGGATGCATTAGTTCGGGAACATTTGAACTTTCTTTAAGAGAAAGTTTGTTGTTTTTTGATTCGTTAGAATATGCAAGACAATGCTATGGGATAAACGCTTTTGCGGAAGATATAGCTAAAACCGAATATATAAGCATGTCTGATGATTATACAATAACTGCTGCTGTTATTGCAGAAACTATAGGTTTATCTAAAAAAGGTCAATTTTTTGCCGATATTTACAGTGGGAAGTTTCGGATCGGAGATAAGCAAATGATAAATATAACTGGAGGTACAAAGGCAAGAGGGTACCCGATTGGTGCATTGGGGGTTTATGAAGCTGCAGAAATTTCCGCTATGATGTCGGGAGAAAAAATAAGAAGTAATCAAATTGATTTAAATGATGCTATTATGATTGGAATAGGAGGAGCGGGCAGCTCTTCTGCTATTTTGCATTTGACAAAAGCCTAAAGGTGAGAAACATGGAAAAACTTTCAATTTCTAAATTTTGGAGGAAAAAATCACAATATTATAATTTAGTAGGAAAAAGATGCAAAAAATGCGGATATGTTTTTTATCCGCCAAAACATGTTTGCCCCAAATGTAACT harbors:
- a CDS encoding hydroxymethylglutaryl-CoA synthase codes for the protein MFPESKAGIIGWGAYIPIYRIKVEEIAGMWGNDLESIKGLNVEEKSVAGIDEDAITMGYEAAKNAIKRALINPKQIEAVFFGSESKPYAVKPSATVIADALGITPTTMASDLEFACRAGSEGIRASIGLVSSQMVNYALVIGSDTAQANPGDVLEYTASSGAAAFVIGPSNEAVAVFEASYTYVTDTTDFWRRSLSPYPLHGEAFTGDPAYFDHIVGAVKGLLNKTGLKVEDFDYAIFHQPNGKFPLRVAEKLGFPKEKVFPSIVVNKIGNTYNGSALLGLSKILDSVDPGKRILVAPFGSGAGSDAYSIVTTDKIKNKRDLAKKVSDYIEKKTYINYSTYSRYRNLIKKIGV
- a CDS encoding ABC transporter ATP-binding protein, yielding MTEIKELEKFFEDHPENLLIVNNLMVWFPIKRGIGEIFRRKPQRYVKAVDNVSFNIKKEETFCLVGESGCGKTTTGKSLLRLVPITSGVGLFRPSDITIERLKKEGIKVNNGYVNIYGLPPKKVKPIRKDIQMIYQDPFGSLNPRYKIMDILTEPLKIHNIGLSEEEERELVYKTLEKVKLKPPEDFADRHPHQLSGGQRQRIAIAKAMIMGPRLIVADEPVSMLDVSIRAEVLELLMNFKNENKLSYLFITHDLAVARYICDRIAVMYLGKIVEMGKARNIIEQPMHPYTRALVAAIPEPDPSNRLKVRKLFIKGEVQSAANIPSGCRFHPRCMAYDENKPILGDICEKEDPGYYITEDGRLVSCWLYKNLKKAEKFEDFYM
- a CDS encoding ABC transporter ATP-binding protein yields the protein MSVVLEVNDLETHYYTSRGTVKAVHDVSFKLNKEEVLGIAGESGCGKSTLGWSIMGMPPPPGRVVKGSVKVDGIDVLKLSDAERRRTVLWKKISMVFQGAINAFNPVYTIGDQLAEPLIIHENYTKKEAIEKVKEYLKMVGLNPDVVKRYPHELSGGMKQRAVIAMALILEPTVFIADEPTTALDVVVQAQILNLMKELKKEKKLSFILITHDMSVIAELADKVAIMYAGEIVELGTSEQIFLNPMHPYTQALLRSIPRLKGDIKKLEYIPGEPPNLIFPLKGCPFNPRCTKAVDICTKERPHFVEVEKDHYVKCWLYEK
- a CDS encoding thiolase family protein: MSAFITGFGLTKISRDFYSTIEDMVYNAVKKMLDQFGNLSFVDTVIVANAFGYSMQRQNMFSSLISEELGIKGARTFNVEAGQISGHSGLILADSLIKSGYSKHVLLIGFEKMSDYNSEVYNSLISQLTNIEYEGIYGSTLASNFGIIARYYQEKYGLKEEEFASWPILMHENASETYHAQLRFKISTKQVLESEAVSLPIRMLHSPPISDGAAALLISREDRELVGKEKRVVEIRKGCISSGTFELSLRESLLFFDSLEYARQCYGINAFAEDIAKTEYISMSDDYTITAAVIAETIGLSKKGQFFADIYSGKFRIGDKQMINITGGTKARGYPIGALGVYEAAEISAMMSGEKIRSNQIDLNDAIMIGIGGAGSSSAILHLTKA